GAAAGAACATGGAGTCatgaaacttgagttcaaatttcaatTCTGCCACTTTTTATTACCTAAGTAACCCTATTCAAATCTTTTGACTACTTTAGGCTTCAGTTCCCTGCAAAATGGGGTGAGTGGGCTAAGTTCCCTTCTCATTATAAATCCTTTGATTCTGTAAGAAATacttttgaattgaatttcaggTGAATGGGCATATTCTTTGACTTCCCTAGAGGCAGTATGATATAGatgaaagaacattggatttagaCTCAAAAGACATGAATGCAAATCCTACGTCTGCTGTTTACTATCTTAGGGACCTTCAACAAGTTTCTTaacctcctgggcctcagtttcatcacctgatGATGAAGAAGACTATTATTCTATATATAACAACAATTAATGTTTAATTATATTATCATAATATAATTAGATACAACTAATATTTAATAatggggtagctagatggcatagtggatagagtgctgggtctcaAGTCAGGGaggctcatcttcctaagttcagatctgacctcagatacttactagatgggtgactctaggcaagtcactatttgtctcagtttcctcatttgtaaaatgagctggggaaggaaatggcaaaccactccagtatctttgccaagaaaaccctaaatggagtcacaaaaagttacgtataactgaagaaaaatatttaattctaTGGTCATAGAattaaatataatgaataaatataaatagtaTTATATTAACTAATATAATAACAACCATAATGAAgatttatagagtgctttgaggtttgcacaGCAGTGTACGTATGTTACCTCATtcaatacatatatgtgaattgCTATAATTACTAAacttctgacttttcatgactccacaCTGGATGCTCCTTTTCAGAAGAAATTCCTATGTCTGTATAAGAAAGGTCCACGAAGACCCTTCCTGCAATCGTACATCATTATGAGAAGTTACCTTCATTGGCTGCATCGATGATGAGCTTATCGGAAACATCTTCTTAAGCAGAAGTTGGCGAATCTAGGAGGTCAACAGAGAATAtatgagataaaatacaaacataaGTTTGTTAGTACTTCTTAGGTACTTTAACTTTTATAGTCTTTGAGAAGGAATTAGGATTGTTAATCTAGAGAGTTAGTCTAGAGAACTGGACTAGAATCATCTAGgtaatttagagatgaggaaactgaggtccagataaGTTGTGACATGCCCAAGATCCCATAGATGGTAAATATCACAGCTGGGATTAAAAAGCCAGGGGAGAATTTCTCTGCATAAAGGCAGATCAGTCTTTATGGGCAgtcattttcttatcttttttaaaaaatatttataaatagcttttgtttttacatcattatcCATTTCCCAAAatatctttccccttttccccttcctgagAGCCATTCCTTAATATAAAGAATACAAAagtaagggggaggggaggaagccaTTTAGGAAACTAAGGAATCTAACACATTACTAGTGTCGCATTTTAGGCAGAGTTGTACGCTTGTGCAAAGAAGGAAATGTGTAGTCTCAGTAAGGAATAAAGTAATGAactgggaatcagaaagatctgatttcaaatcatttgcttactgtatgaccctgagcaagtcatttaccatttctgagactcaattttttcatctgtaatatgaggggaTTAGACTGTTAACACCCTTTCTActgtaaatctgtgattctatagtTCATATCTCTTCTGAGGATGTCAAACCCCATCATTCTAATTAGTTTTGATTGCTTTATGTCCATTCAATTTAAGTTGTTGTAATCATTTcatataatgttctcttgatttGAGAATTTTCAAAAATTGCATTATAAATGGTCCTGTATGATACTGCCGCTAGGTGGCGCTATAGTACATAGAgtaatggacctggagtcagaaagattcatattcctgagctcaaatctggcctcctatacttagctagctgtgtgaccctgggcaagtcatttaaccatttgcctcagtttccttttctgtaaaatgagctggagaaggaaatggcaaaccatttcagtatctctgcaaGAAAACCCATATAGGATCACAAAATGCTGGTCAGGACTAAAAACAACTGACGGACAGCAACAAAAAATGATACTGTAATCTAGCAGTTACTGTTGGGTTCTTTTGTGTCTTATGTTAGAGCTACTattgctggaagggaccttagagctcacCTAGTTCAATCCTatcatttcccagatgaggaacttgagaccCGGGTTGGCAGGTGACTTTGGATGATAATGGAGAAGAGTgatcagtggaggaaaaaaaggatgtACGTACCTTACTATCAAAAAGCATTCCAAAGCATAAGATGAAAAATCcctagaaaataaaaaggaaataaaccaCAATTCATTTGTTTACCCTTTTCCAAACAGACTTCTAAAGACCTACAAAGTTTGATCTCCCTCTATTCTCTTGGATCTGTCCTAACCCACTTCCTTTGGCCAGATGTTATGCTTGGATAGAAAGGTATTGGATCTCACATAGTAttctgtaatatatattatatatacgttATGTACATATAACGATTATGTAACTATATATAACTATTTTATGCACTTATTATGATTAATTTTATATTAGAATTATTTGTGTGTTATCTTTCCTTGCTAAATTGCAAGCTTCACAATCCTATCTTGTTTATCTTTATCACTCTCCTAGTCCCTGGCACAgagtgtttgtccttcgttgccaaagaagaccatgccatcagagaaatgatgacatgacttgcacttgactttcttctGAGTAAggaagggttgtgcaggtcaccagcctcacttctcctccagagccatctgaatccagtgaccagatattcatcaggatgactggagatgacccaggatgaggcagttggggttaagtgacttgcccaaggtcacacagctagtgagcgtcaagcgtctgaggcgagatttgaactcaggtcctcctgactcctgcactggtgctctatccactacaccccctagctgcccccaccCTGGCACAATGCTATGAACACAGAATAGGGACAGAGTGGGCTGACTGAGACCATgattgtatatagatatagagaatATTGATATAACTGTATCTATATTGATATAGAGATGTAGAGAATACCAGGATGAAGGAGTTCTTTCAACCAATGCATGTTGTGTGCActgtaatttatagtcatatagctttataataatataatgtataacatgtacaatataatatagaataatatataatttatactcATACAGCCATAGAATCCTGATGGTATCATCCCAGGAAGCAATGTGTGTGGAAATCCTACCTGGCAATTACTTCTACATGGTCTGCAAGCCTGTACCCTACTGATACTCCTCAACCCACTCCCCATCAGGTTCCTTGTCAATCAAACCTGCCCCAGGTACAGTTTTAAAGGGCAGCACTTAGCACTCCAACTTATACTGATAAattagagaagggaggaagatgggGAGGAGCTGGTTGCTACTTTTAATTATGGTATAGCTTGGACCTGTCAAAAATGGAATAGTCCTttacatatagtagacacttcaGAAATTTTGAATTATTGAATTGATTATTGGTGTCTTCCATAACCGCACTGACATGAGTCAGGCTCCATCCATGCCACACCCATGGGAATCCATCTAGCTGGTTGCCTAAGAATCTTCCCTAATACCCCAGGAGTTCCAAAATACTTCCCATCCCTAAATTCTCTAATTCCTTCTTGATTTTCTTCCTGATGCTTTGTTTCCATGGCAAAAGTTTTATGAAGGGATCCCTTCATTTTACCCCTCAATTATCAAtgccttaattttctcttcagtgcTGTGTTCCACAGTTTAAATGAGACACAGAAAGCTGAGAGAGCGTGTAGAGTGTTAAGTAATAGCGATGTAAAAATGCAGTTCAATGGATATTTATTCATTGCCTTTAAATGGAATATATGtaaaatagtttttctttaaaaattatatatatttttcctagCAAAGACAAAGCTCAGGAGAAAAGATGCATAAGAACACAAATTTCAACTATTTCAACAAAGCAAAAATCACCCAAATCAAGGGAAGTGTCTTAATCATCAAGAGGCACAATTTAGGCTAGATATATAGAAGACCCTCCTGAAAATGTTGGAGTTCTTGAAGTGGATTAGTGCAGGAGATGGAATTTCCTATTTGGGAGTAAGGGCAAGAGGTAATTTTATATGTTTTTGCCATCAGTTTcgcctgtaaaaaaaaaattacctttctgGATAGTTTGATCTACAGGAAGATAGACTGGGTGGCCAGCTGAAGTTATGTTTCTTACCTCTGTGTCTTTATatcttatgatttctgttaggCCATGTTTATAATAAGATTCTTATACCTGAACTGTATACTATCATTCTCACCTGAAATGCATTGAGCAGGGCAAATATTATATGCCAAGCTAGAGACTGGCTGTCAGCTATTGTTCCTACGCCAAATCCCCAAGTGAGCCCGAGCAAGGGCGTTAGAATGACTATCGTCTTTCCAATGCGGATGGTGGTAACCTTGTCATCTCGACTCAGCTTTTCTCCGATGGTAGGCCTCCTCAGCTTAAGTAAgaccaccagcaccaccatcaGATTCACAGCCACGATGGTCAGAGCTGGAACAACAAAGGCTAAAAGTGGCTTGGCATCCTCTGACCAGTTGAGCCAGCACACATCTCTCCTTCGGTAGTTATTGTTTGGTTGTGTGGCAGCAATGGTGATGATGGTTATAAGGAGAGGGCAACCATACCCAAGCGAGAAGCCAATGGCCATCATGGTGGGCATAGTCATGTAATGGAAAATCAGAACTATTCGATAGACCATCAAGATGCCTAATGTCAACATccaaaagaataaggaaagatagaaaaagtGAGTGAAAAAAATAGCAGCTACACAAACTCCTGAGTCATTTTTCTGGGCATCAGAAATAGCCGCAATGATAAACCAAATGTCAGCTATCAAAAGAGAAAGGGCCACATTCACCATGCAAATGTGGCGGGTGTGAGAGGTTCGGTTTTTCTTGACCTGCTTCCAGAACATAGCCTCGATCACCAAGCATAGGATCAAGCTCACAATGGAGACACTGAGTCCCACATAAGTGATCCACTTCACCACAGGAATGATGGTAGGAGGGACATAGCGTGACATTAGGATGGAGAAGGAGGTCAGATGGGTACATCTACACATTACGGTGTCATGAGTTTCATTCAACAATTGGCAGCCATCCTCATTCCATTCCAAGTGTCTGAAGTCCCAGAATACACAATATGGCTTGCTCAGGTTGGAGTCTATCTTGgaaaaaatcaggaagacttcatttaATGTATAGTTTGGGATAATGGTTGATATCACTGGCCCATTAActgtagcatttttctttgaggtgcTGGGGAGTATGCTTCCTAGAGTTAGAGAGGCCATACTTATGATAGCTTGAGGAAGGGCTTTCTGGAACTGGTCTTTGCCTATTGACAATATCCCTCTGACAAGCTTAGAACTGTTTTCCTGTAAGAATTCTGCCTGGTAGTTATAACCATCCTGTTTCTGGCTTGCTGTTGCTAGAATCCCATTCCAATTAATGAATTCTCCTGAAAACGTCAGAGGCATGATTTTAGAAGGAACCAGAATGCTGATGTTTTCTAGTGTCTCTAGAAACTGTGAGCTGGCATCCTGTTCTTCCTGTAGCAAAATCGTCCAGTTGCTTATGGCTGTAGAATTAAGAAGATGGTTGGCTACACTTAGGAAATTCTGAAATGCAAAGTGGGAATTTAATTAGTATTTTGAAGGAACGAGAAGAACTATTACAAGCACATGAAAAATGAACATAGAATTGCCAAAGCTATGAGtaggaatttttgtgcccaggGCAAGGACCATTAACCTTGTCTGTGAGAAGATGTACATCTCCCTCCTGGACCCTGATTTGATGCCATTTCGGGGAAACTGCTCTGTTTAGATAGAGGAAGTCAGGGTAGGAGAGGAACTTCCTCCATACTTGCTATCTAGTACCTTCTTATTTTGACTAATCTTTCTTGTTAACATGGTACTGAGCTTTGTTGTTTCTATGATGTTGAAAGGATTGTGAAGTGCTGTTATAATTCTTTATAATTTGGGCCCTGGGGAAAAACCACAATTGCTCTGCCTTAGTTTTGTCCCTGAGAATAATGCTCAGTCAGAGGAAAGGCATAGCTAAGGGAGAAATCAGTGGCCATCATGATGAGCATAGTTATGCAATGGAAAACCAGAGCTCTTACATAGACCATAAAATTCACAATATAAAATCTACCAATTCAACTTGATGTGTACAACAAGAACTTTGGGCTGAGTGGCTGACATCAGCAGAAACAAAGGATTGTTTCCAGGACTGATGACACTAGGTTTCCTATGAGGACACTGAAGATTCAGCAGATGTGAAGGAGGGGATATACATATGGAGGGGACATGAGTACAGTGTGCTCATCACACTGAGGCTGCAGTGGTGACTAACATATTACTGAGACCATAGCTGAATGATTAAGGTGGGTCTTGAAATCCTTTTCCCATATTGCACTCATTTTACTAGCAAATTCATGATCTCTTTATTAATGTTTCAGTTTGTGTTTATTCACATTTCCATGTTTACTGCAGTTAAGACAACAAAAATCCATGCTAACTGGGAATGCACACTGTGAACATTTTGGATTTTCCTAGAGCTTGAGGAATTGAGTTGAAGCATCTGATTTCCACAAactctgtcttttgtcttttaatcCCTATATGTTTCTCTCTCCTGCAGATATCTCTGTTTATAACCACTGCCCCTGCATTGCCCCATTCTTTCAAGCCTGTTCGATTGCTTATCTGGTTGTTTCTTTGATCTCAGTGTTCTGGAGACATATCTTTCCATTGTCCCCTTGATGTTATTCTAGGAAGTGAACATAAGTTGTACAAATTTAGAATTTAGGTAAATTTTTTGGGGTAGGCAAgcacatttttttatttctttattgttttccATCTTTCATACATTCATCTGTATTAGGacaatgaggctcagagagatcaaATAATTTGTCCCaaatcacaaaggtagtaaatctcagaggcaggatttgaacccaggtctttaagACTTTCAGCATTTTGTCCACTTAACCAATCTTGCTTTGAACAAGGAATGGTGACTCCAGCTCTCTGTCATGTGACATATAGACAGTCAACTTAAAGCTAGTTCTAATTCATTTCTGAGCCCCAGAGTTTAGATCCTGAATTCTTTCCCTATGATGAAGAAAGTGGTTAGCCTCTCTGTGATTTCTTTAGGTTGCTATAACTTTGTTGAATAGCTCTCAACTGTACTCATTTaaatgaacatttggggtgaacaTTTTCAAACACATAGGACCAGATACCTTTGCTGTTGGGGCtgagagttggacatggctggaGAAGGACAGAGATGAAATCTGTCTCAGAATTGAGACCACAGATCCTAAGCTCCCAGCTGTGGTGGATGGACTTTTTTGAATGATGGTGACAAGCTCTTGCATCGTGGTGGACACAGTTGCCTCAGTGATGTTGCCTTGAATTGCACTGAGATTCTAGAAAAGGATAGtcaaagttttagaaaataaGGTAATACTTACTTGACATCCAAGGTCCGTAAGATTTGTTGACTGTCATCGACAAATTAAACTGAATTCCTTTAAACAAGCACCTACTAAGAACAGGTCACAGGGgatggaaacacacacacacacacacacacacacacacacacacacagacatttaaaaaacagtctcttccctcaatgGGCTTACGTTCTCCTATTTTTATTGCAAAGAAAGTGTTATACATGCTTTCAAGCATCACACAAataccatttcatttttatgattcccCTACTTTAAAGTTTTCTTGTTGAGAATTACataatctaattcaattcaatttagttcaataCCACACTTTGTCAAATACTTATTCAGTCTCTACTATGAACAGAAGATTCAACTAGATGGGGGGAGCAGAGATGAAAGTCCTCATGAAGCTCATAATCTAGTAGGGGAACacataagaaaacagaaggatgCAAAACCAATTGTTATGTGGGTCTGTTTGTGTCTCCGGTCCTCCATGTGAGGCCTGGGGCAGATTTTATTTGCTTCATTGGTTTCTCCGTTTTGCTTCCTGTCCAAGGCTCATTTCTATGACCACTGAGCCATGCTTTCTTGGTTAGCTGGTATGAGCAGGCACTCCCTTCCAGGCAACTAGAAACATCCAAAGGAACCCAGTTCCTGCACTCACTGGTTTCCCCTTCCCTTTAGTGAACAGTGCCATTATTCTGCATTGAACATTAAACACTGAAGTGTGTCAAGATCATTTCTTACCCTTGCCCTCTACCTGTTCTAGTTTAACCAAGTGTAAACCCTTATCTGAGTGCACCTGTAGGCCTCACGCAGGAATGGCTTTAGTGAATTTATAAAAGAAATCTACCACAGATAAATTTGCCTCATTATCAAGGTCTTTGTACCCATAGTTCCTTAAAtgttgggttttctttttccctttaattctttttttaattcctttttttcaagaaccaagcatttttttctttcctacttccctccttcctcactgaGGATGGTGGTGAGGGccaaaaaatgaaagggaaaaaaaaggaaaactttgttacccctttaattttttcttggCCTCCTCATTCTTGACTATCTTCTCAACCAAGTTTcttattcattcaatcatttattaCACCTATTTTCTACAAAACTTTTCTGCTGGGTATGGAGAAAGATACAACCATAATAAAGATTGTCATCTGAAGCTCTCTATCCTTGACCACGGTAACACCaatgaaaaaggggaaaggaagaagggcctATGTGCCATCTACTGAGCTAAGTGCTTATCCCTTTTATATAGTTGGTGAAACAGAGCCAGATAGCAGTCAAATGACTTGTTTAGGCTCACTCAGCTAGTAGgcgtctaaggctggatttgcaGTCACATCTTGGTGACTTCAGgcttagtgttctatccactgtcccacacAGGTAATATGAGCCTTGTATGCCACTACCAGGCTTCATCCTGACCTTCAGTTGGTATGTGATTCTGGATTTCTGGTTATCTGCTTTGCTGGTGATCTCCTAACCTAGCTTAGACTTCCTCCCCTCCAGAACTCCAAGTATCAACTTCCAACCTTGTCTCTGAGGCTACTCTGaggatagggcagctaggtggtacagtagatagagcaccagtgcaggagtcagaaagacctgagttcaaatctcaccttagacacttgacactcactagctgtgggaccttggacaagtcacttaaccccaattgcctcatcctgggtcatctccagtcatcctgatgaatatctggtcactggattcagatggccctggaggagaagtgaggctggtgacctgcacaaaacaaagtcaagtgcaagtcatgtcattatttctctgatggtatggtcttctttggtaacgaaggatgaacacacactctaAGGATGATCTAGGCATTgataagaggaagggaagggaaaagaaaggggtaAGTGTTTCatggtgcctactgtgtgctagtcattatgctaagagctttttacatgcaactgggaaataatacaggtaatggggtatagaaatctatcttgcccttcaagaaagtaaaggaaaaggggataaaggtgggggaggatgataaaagggagggcagactgggggaaggggtaagcaGAACAcataccatcttggggtgggggaggggaaagatgagagaaaatttggaacacagaatcttgtggaaatgaatgttgaaaactaaaaataaataaatttaaatcttaaaaaaaaaagacaaatattgcCTCTTTGAACTTCATAGTGTGACCCTGCACACTATTATTATGTcaactttacagttgaagaaaccgagacaaacagagattaaatgatttgtcataTAATTAGTAAGCATcttaggctgaatttgaactcagatcttcctgattccaggccccctcctctttccactgtatcatcaGCTGCCTCAATAAGTTGTTGCTTTATGCTAAGCGCATTCTATTCAGAAGGACTCTGAAATGGATTTACTTGTCtcttagaatgcaagctccttgataCCAGAACCATTTTCATATTTGTCGTTGTGTccacagtgcctggaacctaGCAGGCAGTTTTTCACTGCTCACTGAATTAACTGAAATACTTTGACCCCTACTGAGGACAACCAGAGTTGTCATATTCACTGAGGGCTGTTCAGTGATGAAACCCAAACATGGGATAAACCCTATAATGTGGAAATACTTGACCTTCCTCAGTTCCTCCAGCTGAAGGGGCACACACGTTTCCTTGACCAGTTGCCATGATGAAAAGTGACATCTGGCAGTGATGTTTCCCATGTAACCAGCGCTGCAGGGCAGGGTGTACTGGTCGTTCTCAGAACCAAATCCAAAGATGATGCTGTCACAGTCAGCTgggcaaaaacagaaacaaacagggCTGGGGAGGGCAAGAGAACTGGAGCTGAAATGTCTGGTCCCCAAATATATGCAAGTCTCCTAAGAGCTGGCTCATGCTTTCAAAACCATGTAGCTATAGCTGTCCTTGAGGTAAgtctaaatggcacagtggatagaatgcagagccttgagtcaagaagactcatcttctgagttcaaatctggcctcggacaccttctagctgtgtgatcctgggcaagtcactggaccctgtttgcctcagtttcctcatgtataaaatgagctggagaatgaaatagaaaactgctccagtgtcttttccaagaaaaccccaaacagagaaTCAGATATgtctaaaatgactaaacagcaaaaaTAACAACAGATCTAGAACCATTCTTTCCTCCATGTTGTTTCTCCCTAATGTCTTCACTGATCCATTTGATGTGATCATTAAATattcaaagttggaaggaaacttcATAGACCTTCTAGTCCAAATCATGGCTATCCAGGAATCTTTTCTACAATATCTAAGACAAGTGGTTATTTGGCCTTCATTTCAAGACTTTTACTGGGGACGAGCCCAGTGGATTCAAAGTAGAAtgaggcagctcattctacttttggccAGCTCTAACTAtgaggacagttaggtggtgcagtagctgtgtgtctctggacaaatcatttcaccctgtttgcctcagtttcctcatatgtaaaataaactggagaaggaaatggcaaaccactccagtatctttgccaagaaaatcccagatggggtctgaaagagtcaaacatgac
The DNA window shown above is from Notamacropus eugenii isolate mMacEug1 chromosome 2, mMacEug1.pri_v2, whole genome shotgun sequence and carries:
- the ADGRF1 gene encoding adhesion G-protein coupled receptor F1 isoform X2 — encoded protein: MPDCSILNGILRCACEDSYHWFSHTCLDPRKCHFNKTGAHQNCDCQMNSLHDSIDFCERTKIFGTFKIREEFRKDLLNSSSALYSNYTAHIEIQLKEAYKWVPDFDFVRVTQFRAGSIIVGFEIVGSSNTSELLAAVMQVSGTVKSNLKKYYLIEESSFRVFGKADCDSIIFGFGSENDQYTLPCSAGYMGNITARCHFSSWQLVKETCVPLQLEELRKNLSAIQGNITEATVSTTMQELVTIIQKSPSTTAGSLGSVVSILRQISSLSFSSHVQLSAPTAKNFLSVANHLLNSTAISNWTILLQEEQDASSQFLETLENISILVPSKIMPLTFSGEFINWNGILATASQKQDGYNYQAEFLQENSSKLVRGILSIGKDQFQKALPQAIISMASLTLGSILPSTSKKNATVNGPVISTIIPNYTLNEVFLIFSKIDSNLSKPYCVFWDFRHLEWNEDGCQLLNETHDTVMCRCTHLTSFSILMSRYVPPTIIPVVKWITYVGLSVSIVSLILCLVIEAMFWKQVKKNRTSHTRHICMVNVALSLLIADIWFIIAAISDAQKNDSGVCVAAIFFTHFFYLSLFFWMLTLGILMVYRIVLIFHYMTMPTMMAIGFSLGYGCPLLITIITIAATQPNNNYRRRDVCWLNWSEDAKPLLAFVVPALTIVAVNLMVVLVVLLKLRRPTIGEKLSRDDKVTTIRIGKTIVILTPLLGLTWGFGVGTIADSQSLAWHIIFALLNAFQGFFILCFGMLFDSKIRQLLLKKMFPISSSSMQPMKNASDLAVGPNFLKTFNPFHQKGTYTFSDVGESTSDIKLTQHLSSE
- the ADGRF1 gene encoding adhesion G-protein coupled receptor F1 isoform X1: MEKMKFWELCLLSLLTLAMGSDGLLWRNKGLKTKKDLDTSKETHPGMAQEYELLFQVTYQHLAEKRKFQNFLKNLKPQFSWPNGTLEIIRKKATTYCSILNGILRCACEDSYHWFSHTCLDPRKCHFNKTGAHQNCDCQMNSLHDSIDFCERTKIFGTFKIREEFRKDLLNSSSALYSNYTAHIEIQLKEAYKWVPDFDFVRVTQFRAGSIIVGFEIVGSSNTSELLAAVMQVSGTVKSNLKKYYLIEESSFRVFGKADCDSIIFGFGSENDQYTLPCSAGYMGNITARCHFSSWQLVKETCVPLQLEELRKNLSAIQGNITEATVSTTMQELVTIIQKSPSTTAGSLGSVVSILRQISSLSFSSHVQLSAPTAKNFLSVANHLLNSTAISNWTILLQEEQDASSQFLETLENISILVPSKIMPLTFSGEFINWNGILATASQKQDGYNYQAEFLQENSSKLVRGILSIGKDQFQKALPQAIISMASLTLGSILPSTSKKNATVNGPVISTIIPNYTLNEVFLIFSKIDSNLSKPYCVFWDFRHLEWNEDGCQLLNETHDTVMCRCTHLTSFSILMSRYVPPTIIPVVKWITYVGLSVSIVSLILCLVIEAMFWKQVKKNRTSHTRHICMVNVALSLLIADIWFIIAAISDAQKNDSGVCVAAIFFTHFFYLSLFFWMLTLGILMVYRIVLIFHYMTMPTMMAIGFSLGYGCPLLITIITIAATQPNNNYRRRDVCWLNWSEDAKPLLAFVVPALTIVAVNLMVVLVVLLKLRRPTIGEKLSRDDKVTTIRIGKTIVILTPLLGLTWGFGVGTIADSQSLAWHIIFALLNAFQGFFILCFGMLFDSKIRQLLLKKMFPISSSSMQPMKNASDLAVGPNFLKTFNPFHQKGTYTFSDVGESTSDIKLTQHLSSE
- the ADGRF1 gene encoding adhesion G-protein coupled receptor F1 isoform X3, coding for MNSLHDSIDFCERTKIFGTFKIREEFRKDLLNSSSALYSNYTAHIEIQLKEAYKWVPDFDFVRVTQFRAGSIIVGFEIVGSSNTSELLAAVMQVSGTVKSNLKKYYLIEESSFRVFGKADCDSIIFGFGSENDQYTLPCSAGYMGNITARCHFSSWQLVKETCVPLQLEELRKNLSAIQGNITEATVSTTMQELVTIIQKSPSTTAGSLGSVVSILRQISSLSFSSHVQLSAPTAKNFLSVANHLLNSTAISNWTILLQEEQDASSQFLETLENISILVPSKIMPLTFSGEFINWNGILATASQKQDGYNYQAEFLQENSSKLVRGILSIGKDQFQKALPQAIISMASLTLGSILPSTSKKNATVNGPVISTIIPNYTLNEVFLIFSKIDSNLSKPYCVFWDFRHLEWNEDGCQLLNETHDTVMCRCTHLTSFSILMSRYVPPTIIPVVKWITYVGLSVSIVSLILCLVIEAMFWKQVKKNRTSHTRHICMVNVALSLLIADIWFIIAAISDAQKNDSGVCVAAIFFTHFFYLSLFFWMLTLGILMVYRIVLIFHYMTMPTMMAIGFSLGYGCPLLITIITIAATQPNNNYRRRDVCWLNWSEDAKPLLAFVVPALTIVAVNLMVVLVVLLKLRRPTIGEKLSRDDKVTTIRIGKTIVILTPLLGLTWGFGVGTIADSQSLAWHIIFALLNAFQGFFILCFGMLFDSKIRQLLLKKMFPISSSSMQPMKNASDLAVGPNFLKTFNPFHQKGTYTFSDVGESTSDIKLTQHLSSE